Proteins from a genomic interval of Paraburkholderia sp. FT54:
- a CDS encoding EAL domain-containing protein, with amino-acid sequence MTGSIGVLSVNIAQSVHLSEIFGDEAARQAMADFGEAADGLLTRLLAQHAVIDRYGCAADGMWAACFRVLSDGLPRDAREVADAIERAGRNLIRESLLAVFGGATGARIIANMSVFLMSSETGERDAKACWTQWTEDQLRSQPQRQVAEQTGSSTDVTAILAHRCIQTFLQPIVRVSDCAVVGFEALSRGPKGSPLERPDKLFDAAYAAGRTVDAELLCAELALERTKDKLPPGAFLTINLGPDALALAADRLALAGRPEVMIELTEHLPLNEAEGLVEVVDRLRTLGIRLALDDTGCGFADFDTVRLLRPDIVKLCITVIRNADKGSHFMAAIRESAERLCKLGCLVLAEGVEREHQHAALQGCGIELAQGWLYGKPEAAESVLR; translated from the coding sequence ATGACCGGAAGCATTGGCGTCCTGAGCGTGAATATTGCGCAGAGCGTGCACCTGTCTGAAATCTTCGGTGATGAAGCAGCCCGCCAGGCGATGGCCGATTTTGGCGAAGCAGCAGATGGCTTGCTCACGCGTTTGCTGGCTCAACATGCGGTGATTGACCGATATGGTTGTGCTGCCGATGGAATGTGGGCGGCATGCTTTCGTGTCCTTTCGGACGGCCTGCCGCGAGATGCCAGGGAAGTGGCGGATGCCATAGAGCGCGCGGGGCGCAACCTGATCCGGGAGTCACTGCTGGCTGTATTCGGCGGCGCGACGGGCGCTCGCATCATCGCCAACATGTCCGTATTCCTCATGTCCTCCGAAACAGGCGAGCGGGATGCAAAGGCATGCTGGACTCAATGGACCGAAGACCAGTTGAGGTCTCAACCCCAACGTCAGGTTGCGGAGCAGACAGGATCTTCTACCGACGTGACAGCGATTCTAGCGCACCGCTGCATACAGACATTTCTGCAGCCGATCGTGCGCGTCAGCGATTGTGCGGTGGTTGGTTTCGAAGCCCTTTCCCGAGGTCCGAAGGGGTCACCTCTTGAACGCCCAGATAAGTTGTTTGATGCGGCCTACGCCGCCGGGCGCACCGTGGATGCGGAATTGTTGTGTGCCGAATTGGCTCTCGAGCGCACTAAAGACAAACTACCGCCAGGTGCCTTCCTGACCATCAATTTGGGCCCTGATGCCTTGGCCCTTGCGGCGGACAGGCTGGCATTAGCCGGCAGACCGGAAGTGATGATCGAACTCACTGAGCACCTGCCGCTCAACGAAGCAGAGGGTTTGGTGGAAGTGGTCGATCGGTTGCGCACCCTGGGGATTCGGTTGGCTTTGGATGACACAGGATGCGGGTTCGCCGACTTCGATACCGTCCGCCTGTTGCGGCCGGACATCGTCAAACTTTGCATCACGGTGATACGCAACGCCGACAAGGGCTCGCACTTTATGGCCGCGATTCGTGAGTCAGCGGAGCGGCTCTGCAAGCTGGGTTGCCTGGTGCTCGCCGAAGGCGTGGAACGAGAACATCAGCATGCCGCATTGCAGGGTTGCGGTATCGAACTCGCCCAAGGCTGGCTTTATGGCAAGCCGGAGGCCGCCGAGTCCGTCCTACGCTGA
- a CDS encoding cytochrome b/b6 domain-containing protein — MVHRARYGAVAQFFHWATAVFVLVAFTFGPGGSEQRVYAHARDFDRQLHETLGLCVFALVVMRVLWRMLDTQPNPLQVSLWMSVAAKAVQWTLYLFLFALPLTAITGAWLEGIP, encoded by the coding sequence ATGGTGCACCGCGCGCGCTACGGAGCCGTGGCCCAATTCTTCCACTGGGCGACGGCGGTTTTTGTCCTGGTCGCCTTCACATTTGGGCCCGGAGGGTCCGAGCAGCGGGTATACGCACACGCCCGCGACTTCGACCGACAGCTCCACGAGACGTTGGGTTTGTGCGTGTTCGCGCTTGTCGTAATGCGCGTACTGTGGCGGATGCTCGACACGCAACCGAATCCTCTCCAAGTTTCGCTTTGGATGAGCGTTGCGGCGAAGGCCGTGCAATGGACGCTGTATCTGTTCCTCTTTGCGCTCCCGCTCACCGCGATCACCGGCGCGTGGCTCGAAGGCATCCCCTGA
- a CDS encoding cytochrome b encodes MDAVSVPLCAPAHRDHRRVARRHPLTLLAGLEIPPFFGVSHNAGATVATVHTWLGDAILWVAGFHALAGLYHHFVLKDNVLVSMLPRWLPLRRSNGD; translated from the coding sequence ATGGACGCTGTATCTGTTCCTCTTTGCGCTCCCGCTCACCGCGATCACCGGCGCGTGGCTCGAAGGCATCCCCTGACGCTCCTCGCGGGACTGGAGATTCCACCATTCTTCGGGGTTTCACACAATGCTGGCGCGACCGTCGCGACGGTTCACACCTGGCTAGGCGATGCGATCCTATGGGTCGCGGGGTTTCACGCGCTTGCCGGGCTCTACCATCACTTTGTCCTCAAGGACAACGTTCTCGTCTCAATGCTTCCGCGCTGGCTTCCCCTGCGGCGATCGAACGGTGATTAA
- a CDS encoding tyrosine-type recombinase/integrase → MKYVVHNQVVLSRAPEGPLAAYIASFARSLSEQGYSAGSLQQVRIAAGFSRWLELTGLGVRSICADHVIRYLRYRARHVRPRRGDQAALRHLIDFLRQEQLTPAERVSLPRLPSTECCVQAYVTYLREARALATATIVNYVPFVRGILEDCFGKGRVTLSRLCAGDVVRFVQRQAPRLQPKRAKLLTAALRSFLRYARYRGDITLDLAAAVPVVANWSMPSIPRGIAPDQTRQLLASIDQRSGTGRRDYAILLLLARLGLRSGEAASLELDDIDWSAGRLSVRGKSGQRNELPLPVDVGKAIATYLIRGRPRSTCRRVFLRVRAPITGFSGVSGVGSVVRHALQRAGIDAPTMGAHQFRHGLATEMLCHGASLGEIAELLGHHHPQTTKIYTKVDIKALRTLAVPWPGGVQ, encoded by the coding sequence GTGAAGTACGTCGTCCATAATCAGGTTGTGCTGTCGCGAGCGCCTGAAGGGCCGCTTGCGGCCTATATCGCATCATTTGCGAGATCGCTCAGTGAGCAGGGATACAGCGCTGGATCATTGCAGCAAGTACGGATCGCAGCGGGGTTTAGCCGTTGGCTTGAACTGACGGGTCTCGGAGTGCGCAGCATCTGCGCTGACCACGTGATACGTTATTTACGATATCGTGCGCGACATGTTCGGCCCCGCCGGGGGGACCAGGCTGCGCTCAGACACCTCATTGATTTTCTGCGCCAGGAGCAACTGACTCCTGCGGAGCGGGTATCACTGCCCCGACTGCCGTCTACTGAGTGCTGCGTACAGGCATACGTGACGTACTTACGCGAAGCGCGTGCCTTGGCCACAGCGACGATCGTCAACTACGTGCCGTTCGTCCGCGGCATCCTTGAAGACTGTTTCGGTAAAGGACGCGTCACACTTTCTCGCCTCTGTGCTGGCGATGTCGTGAGATTTGTACAACGTCAGGCGCCGCGTTTGCAGCCGAAGCGTGCGAAGCTTCTGACCGCTGCGTTGCGATCCTTTCTACGTTATGCGCGCTATCGCGGCGACATTACACTGGATTTGGCCGCCGCAGTTCCAGTCGTGGCCAACTGGTCGATGCCGTCAATCCCACGTGGGATCGCCCCAGATCAAACACGGCAGTTGTTAGCCAGCATCGATCAGCGAAGCGGAACCGGTCGTCGAGACTATGCCATTTTGCTTTTGCTTGCTCGATTGGGGCTGCGCTCCGGGGAAGCAGCGTCGCTTGAGCTGGATGATATCGACTGGAGCGCGGGACGTTTGAGTGTGCGCGGTAAAAGCGGGCAGCGCAACGAATTGCCATTGCCCGTCGACGTCGGCAAGGCGATCGCTACATACCTGATTCGTGGGCGACCGCGTAGTACTTGTCGTCGTGTATTTTTGCGCGTCCGGGCTCCGATCACAGGGTTTAGCGGGGTAAGTGGGGTTGGTTCGGTTGTGCGGCATGCTCTCCAGCGCGCCGGCATCGACGCTCCAACCATGGGGGCTCATCAGTTCCGTCACGGATTGGCCACCGAGATGCTGTGCCATGGTGCCTCGCTCGGTGAGATAGCAGAGTTGTTGGGGCATCATCACCCGCAGACCACGAAGATCTACACCAAGGTCGACATCAAGGCATTGCGTACGCTGGCTGTGCCGTGGCCGGGAGGTGTGCAATGA
- a CDS encoding tyrosine-type recombinase/integrase: MNTLRQAVAQYLSLRRSLGFKLHDAGKALLDFVTFMEQHRAPYITQALALTWAQQPFEAQPAHWAKRLSFVREFARHRSATDSRTQIPAQSLLPFQPKRARPYLYSDDEIRDLLRAALQIPCRYERSALRPRTFYCLLGLLSVSGMRLGEARNLELRDVDLTTGVLTIRGTKFGKCRLVPLHDSTREVLADYIVRRNRHWAGRPVSSYLFVSNRGNRLDDAGVHRTFYALSRQVGLRGVSDHHGPRLHDMRHAFATNTLVHWYRSEQDPARCLPILSAYLGHVHVADTQWYLSGSPELMHEAMRRLEQRWEKQP, encoded by the coding sequence ATGAACACGCTCCGGCAGGCAGTTGCTCAGTATCTCAGTCTTCGACGCAGTTTGGGATTCAAGCTGCACGATGCAGGCAAGGCGTTACTCGATTTCGTCACCTTCATGGAACAGCATCGCGCCCCCTACATTACCCAGGCATTGGCTCTCACCTGGGCGCAACAGCCATTCGAAGCCCAACCCGCACACTGGGCGAAACGACTCAGCTTCGTACGCGAGTTCGCACGTCATCGCAGCGCCACCGATTCGCGCACGCAGATTCCAGCGCAAAGCCTGTTGCCGTTCCAACCGAAACGGGCTCGACCGTACCTGTATTCGGACGATGAGATTCGCGACTTACTGCGGGCCGCACTTCAAATACCATGCCGCTATGAGCGTAGTGCACTGCGGCCCCGGACGTTCTACTGCCTGCTTGGGTTGCTGAGTGTGTCGGGCATGCGTCTCGGGGAAGCACGCAATCTTGAGCTTCGGGACGTGGACCTCACCACTGGGGTGCTAACAATTCGTGGCACCAAATTCGGTAAGTGCCGGCTCGTGCCTTTGCACGACTCGACTCGCGAGGTGCTCGCCGACTACATAGTGCGACGTAATCGTCATTGGGCCGGTCGGCCAGTGTCCTCCTACCTGTTCGTATCCAACCGGGGCAATCGTCTGGACGACGCCGGGGTACATCGGACTTTCTATGCGTTGTCACGACAGGTCGGTCTGCGCGGCGTTTCCGACCATCATGGACCACGTCTGCACGATATGAGGCACGCATTTGCGACGAACACGCTCGTGCACTGGTACCGGTCTGAACAGGATCCAGCGCGTTGCCTGCCGATTCTGTCAGCCTACCTCGGCCACGTCCATGTCGCCGATACGCAGTGGTATTTAAGCGGCTCACCGGAACTGATGCACGAGGCCATGCGCCGGCTCGAACAGCGCTGGGAGAAGCAGCCATGA
- a CDS encoding site-specific integrase — MTTPASFAPLLERFFTQRLMQQRQASPHTISSYRDTFRQFLKFAQQRLHKLPSRLNFEEIDASLIVAFLDDLEKHQGVSIRSRNLRLTAIHSFFRYAALEAPAHSAQIQRVLAIPSKRFTRNLVNFLTRPEVDALLAAPDERTWSGRRDHAFILVAVQTGLRLSEMTGLKREDLILGTGAHVRVIGKGRKERCTPIARSTLAVLKRWLREPQRGSGEVLFPSARGERLSVHGVQYLLNKHREAASRVCPSLKQKRITVHRLRHTMAMELLQAGVDRSVIALWLGHESVETTQIYLEATLAMKEQALAKTSPPRGKSVRYRPPDQLLGFLNSL; from the coding sequence ATGACCACGCCCGCCAGCTTCGCTCCGCTGCTCGAGCGTTTCTTCACACAGCGACTGATGCAGCAGCGCCAGGCGAGTCCCCACACAATCAGTTCCTATCGCGATACCTTCCGTCAATTTCTGAAGTTCGCACAGCAGCGTTTGCATAAGCTACCGTCACGCCTGAATTTCGAGGAGATCGATGCCTCTTTGATCGTTGCGTTTCTGGACGACCTGGAGAAGCACCAGGGCGTTAGCATTCGCAGCCGCAATCTGCGCCTCACGGCAATTCACTCCTTCTTCCGTTACGCTGCCCTCGAAGCACCGGCGCATTCCGCACAAATCCAGCGAGTGCTTGCTATCCCCAGCAAGCGCTTCACCCGCAACTTGGTCAACTTCCTGACGCGACCGGAAGTCGATGCCTTGCTTGCAGCGCCTGATGAGCGTACCTGGTCCGGTCGGCGTGATCACGCCTTCATACTGGTAGCTGTGCAGACGGGACTACGCTTGTCCGAAATGACCGGACTCAAACGCGAAGACCTTATCCTCGGAACCGGCGCGCACGTGCGTGTGATCGGCAAGGGCCGTAAGGAACGCTGCACTCCCATCGCCAGATCCACGCTCGCAGTGCTGAAGCGCTGGCTACGAGAACCTCAACGCGGGAGTGGTGAAGTGCTGTTTCCGAGTGCCAGAGGCGAACGTCTGAGCGTCCACGGTGTGCAGTACCTGCTAAACAAGCATCGCGAGGCTGCGTCCCGAGTTTGCCCTTCGTTGAAGCAGAAACGGATCACCGTCCACCGCTTGAGGCACACGATGGCCATGGAACTTCTGCAGGCCGGCGTTGATCGTTCAGTGATCGCGTTGTGGCTCGGGCATGAATCGGTGGAAACCACGCAGATCTATCTCGAAGCAACCCTTGCGATGAAGGAGCAAGCCCTTGCGAAGACATCTCCGCCACGGGGCAAGTCGGTTCGCTACCGGCCGCCAGACCAGCTCCTCGGCTTCCTGAACAGTCTGTAG
- the serC gene encoding 3-phosphoserine/phosphohydroxythreonine transaminase encodes MKSNALNFSGGPGALPETVLEQTRVAISALPETGISVLGMSHRSDWFRSILNEAESNLRALLGISDDYAITFQQGGSSLQFAMIPMNFAGRAFAPPEYVTSGYWSGRATSEAEKVTSRKVAWDGRATGYRQLPDLGQLDISNSAAYLHYVSNETVEGLQFPHCETATSVPLIADMSSDFLSKSIRPDAYSMIYAHAQKNLGPAGVTVAVIKRSLLERIPAGLPAILDFRTHVSHGSNYNTPPVFAIYVLTLVTRWLRFDVGGLETMQSINERKAKRLYDALDALEGGVTIHADRRWRSQMNVAFTFGDSRLDSAFIDAAREQGIVGIEGHRSIGGLRASLYNAVTDQAVEILANAVTEFSLERI; translated from the coding sequence GTGAAATCCAATGCATTGAATTTTTCCGGGGGGCCCGGAGCGCTCCCCGAAACTGTGCTTGAACAGACGCGAGTCGCGATCTCCGCTTTGCCGGAAACCGGTATTTCCGTACTTGGCATGAGCCACCGTTCGGACTGGTTCCGCTCGATACTGAACGAAGCCGAATCGAATTTGCGCGCGCTGCTTGGCATTTCCGACGACTACGCGATTACCTTCCAGCAAGGAGGCAGTAGCCTGCAATTCGCGATGATTCCGATGAATTTCGCCGGGCGCGCATTCGCGCCGCCGGAATACGTCACCTCCGGCTATTGGAGCGGCCGAGCGACATCGGAGGCGGAGAAGGTCACCAGCAGAAAAGTGGCGTGGGACGGGCGCGCAACCGGGTATCGTCAATTGCCCGATCTCGGTCAGTTAGATATCTCCAATTCGGCTGCCTATTTGCATTACGTGTCGAACGAGACTGTGGAAGGTTTGCAATTTCCGCATTGCGAAACGGCGACCAGTGTGCCGTTGATCGCGGACATGTCATCCGATTTTCTGTCGAAGTCGATCCGGCCAGACGCTTACTCTATGATCTATGCGCACGCGCAGAAGAACCTGGGACCGGCGGGCGTGACGGTGGCTGTAATCAAACGTTCGTTGCTTGAACGGATTCCAGCGGGTTTGCCAGCCATCCTCGATTTCCGCACTCACGTGTCGCATGGTTCCAACTACAACACGCCACCCGTCTTTGCGATCTACGTGTTGACGTTGGTGACGCGCTGGCTGCGATTCGACGTCGGCGGTCTCGAAACGATGCAAAGCATTAATGAAAGAAAGGCAAAGAGGTTGTACGACGCGCTCGACGCATTGGAAGGGGGCGTGACAATTCACGCGGACCGTCGCTGGCGTTCGCAGATGAATGTGGCGTTCACGTTCGGCGATTCGCGGCTCGACAGTGCATTTATAGACGCAGCCCGTGAACAGGGTATCGTCGGAATCGAAGGGCATCGTTCAATTGGCGGTCTGCGGGCGTCACTTTACAATGCTGTTACCGATCAGGCTGTGGAAATTCTCGCGAACGCAGTGACTGAATTTAGCCTCGAGCGGATTTGA
- a CDS encoding RimK family alpha-L-glutamate ligase: protein MNTVQVPPSPDAEHPWMHQPIGLAPLLRAATAGQDLTQLGALLLDHVRQHDDPYALLDLSLVLQMKYQKESALAVQQQALQMTRHFRLRRAGTLPCALKVLVLKAPGDLMANTPLECLLENADVQIDVLYADARPLANTALPEHDVIFVAACASDESADVLAQISSMVSGTACRVLNRPEHVMKTMRDTAYATLGAAHGICMARTVRLSREQVGQAVSGALNLPEVLKNDYPFIIRPLGSHAGTGLEKICDEQALGSYLENSEAKEFYMAPFIDYSSADGLFRKYRIVMIDGKPFVCHMGISKDWMVHYPYAEMMAHANRREEEAGMMASFDAEFAERHRDALRHVAELTGLDYVGFDCAEANDGRLLIFEIATGMVVHDMDDPELFPYKVPQIRRIAHAFEQMLRRAAPRSQFKPNPTAVEAW from the coding sequence ATGAACACAGTCCAAGTTCCACCTTCCCCTGACGCCGAGCATCCGTGGATGCACCAGCCAATAGGGCTGGCTCCGTTGCTGCGCGCAGCGACTGCAGGGCAGGATCTGACGCAGTTGGGCGCATTGCTGCTCGATCACGTGAGGCAGCACGACGATCCCTACGCGCTGCTCGATTTGTCGCTTGTCTTGCAAATGAAATACCAGAAGGAGAGTGCGCTGGCGGTCCAGCAGCAAGCGTTGCAGATGACCAGGCATTTCCGGTTGAGGCGCGCCGGCACGTTACCGTGTGCACTGAAGGTGCTGGTGCTTAAGGCTCCCGGCGATCTGATGGCGAACACACCCCTCGAATGTCTGCTTGAGAACGCCGATGTGCAGATTGACGTCCTGTACGCCGATGCGCGACCGCTCGCGAACACCGCGTTGCCCGAGCACGACGTGATCTTCGTCGCGGCGTGCGCATCGGATGAGTCAGCGGATGTACTTGCGCAGATTTCGTCGATGGTGAGCGGCACCGCCTGCCGGGTCCTGAACCGGCCTGAGCATGTGATGAAGACGATGCGCGATACCGCATATGCCACTTTGGGCGCGGCGCATGGTATCTGCATGGCTCGCACGGTACGCTTGTCGCGCGAGCAAGTCGGCCAGGCCGTTTCGGGCGCACTCAACCTGCCCGAGGTGCTGAAGAACGACTACCCGTTCATCATCCGGCCGTTAGGATCGCACGCCGGAACAGGACTGGAAAAGATATGCGACGAACAGGCGCTTGGCAGCTATCTGGAGAATTCGGAGGCCAAGGAGTTTTACATGGCGCCCTTCATCGACTACAGCAGCGCAGATGGCCTGTTCCGCAAATACCGGATCGTCATGATCGACGGAAAACCGTTCGTTTGCCACATGGGCATTTCGAAAGACTGGATGGTTCACTACCCCTACGCGGAGATGATGGCCCACGCGAATCGACGCGAAGAAGAGGCGGGCATGATGGCGAGTTTCGATGCCGAATTCGCGGAGCGTCATCGCGATGCGTTACGCCATGTCGCCGAACTGACCGGTCTCGACTATGTGGGCTTCGATTGCGCCGAAGCGAACGATGGCCGACTGCTCATATTCGAAATCGCAACGGGAATGGTCGTGCATGACATGGACGACCCGGAACTTTTCCCTTACAAGGTGCCGCAAATCCGGCGAATCGCACACGCCTTTGAACAAATGCTGCGCCGCGCCGCGCCGCGCTCGCAATTTAAGCCCAACCCGACGGCTGTGGAGGCCTGGTGA